Below is a genomic region from Flammeovirgaceae bacterium SG7u.111.
CTGAGCAAATACACAGCAGAAGAACTGAAAGCCAAACAAGCAGAAGATTTGGCAGCTGCTAATTAACAGCTACTTAAAAAGATTTAACAGCCTCCGCTTTGCACATGCTCAAGGCGGAGGCTGTTTTCGTTTTTATCCACTTATTGAAAACTTTCCCACAAACAGCTAGTTTTTTTTGTAAATAGCATTCAATATCTAAAATTACTAGCATGGAAAAAGACCAAGAAGTAAAAAAAGGGACTCAAAATACAGTAGAAGAATATTTTGCCATAGGTGAAGTATTTACTTATTTCTTCAGAAAAAAAGACCCTAACCGCAAAACCAACTTCAATTTGAGAATGATGCATGGTATCAATAAAATATCGATGCTCATATTTTTGATTGGGGTAATAGTCATCATTTTAAAAAGATTTTTCACTTCCTAGCACCGAACCTTAGCCCTACTTAAGCCTTTTCCAATAAGACATCCTCCATTGGAAAACCTTTCTATTTGGCAAATAACCAAAGTTAGAGCAGTTTAATTTTCTGCCTTTCATCTCATTCCTTACCTACCCCAGTTCTTTTTCAAAACTTGGAAAGGCAACTTGATATCCACAGCTTTTCCACCTATTTTTCAAGTATCAAACATTCATTTTCATTCCTTAAAAAGGGAAATGATCAAATCTGTAACCTTACTTGCTATGCTGCTCTTTTCTTGGTTTTCCAAGCCCCTAGCTGCGGGAGATATTGCCATATGGCAAAAGCTAGAGCTTGAGTTTGAAAGCTCAAAACCGTACGAAAATCCACTATACGATGTAACTTTTAATGCCGACTTCGTTTCGCCCACTGGCAGAACTATTAAGATCAATGGCTTTTGGGGTGGAGAAAATAACTGGAAAATCCGCTTTGCTCCCGACGAACTCGGAGTTTGGACTTTTACCACCAACTGCTCTGAAAAAACAAATCTTGGACTTCATGGAAAAAAAGGAAGCTTTACTTGCGTAAAAAGCGAAAGCTCCCTACCCCTGTTCCAAAAAGGAGCTATTACACGAAGCAAAGGAGCATATCACCTCACCTACTCCGATGGAACACCGTTTTTCTGGACAGCTTGCACAGCTTGGAACGGAGCGCTCAAATCTACCGACGAAGAATGGGAGGATTATCTAAGCCAAAGGGCTAAAAACAACTACAATGTCATCCAATTTGTGACCACCCAGTGGCGAGGATGCGAAACAAATGCTGAAAGAGAAGTTGCATTTACGGGCAGCGGACGAATAGAACTCAACCCTTCCTTTTTTAAGCGAATAGATGAAAAAATTGATAAAATAAATGAATTTGGCTTAGTCGCAGCGCCTGTTCTGCTTTGGGCGCTGCCTTCAGGAGAAGGGATGCATTTAAGCCCGGGCTACTTCTTACCAGAAACTGAAGCAGCTTTACTCGCCAATTACCTTGTGGCTAGGTATGGAGGCAACCAGATAG
It encodes:
- a CDS encoding DUF6728 family protein, producing the protein MEKDQEVKKGTQNTVEEYFAIGEVFTYFFRKKDPNRKTNFNLRMMHGINKISMLIFLIGVIVIILKRFFTS